The Halovivax ruber XH-70 genome includes the window TCGAGTCGAACGATTCCGACCGCGAAATGCACTCGAAGCGCTCGAAGATGGTGCTCGCGGTCGGCGACGAGGAGGTCGACTCGCTCGAACGACGCTACCACGAAGAGGGATTCGGCGACCTCTTCCCGAAGCTGGAGGCGATCGACCGCGACGAGATCGCCGAGATCGAGCCGAAGGTCGTCGAGGGCCGCGACCCAGGGAAGGAGATGCTCGCGCTCCAGACGCCGGACGGCTACACGGTCGACTACGGCAAACTCGCGAAGTCGTTCGTCGACGAGGTCCGCGACGACGACGGCGTCGACGTCTTCACCGGCACGGAAGTCACGGAGATCACGGACGAGGACGACGGCTTCGTCATCGATACCGACGCCGGCCACTTCGAAGCCGACGCCACGGTCGTCGCTGCCGGGTCACACAGCCTGCAGATCGCCCAGGAGATGGGCTACGGCGAACACCTCTCCTTGCTCCCGGTCGCCGGCAGCTTCTTCACCGCCGACGAGGGCCTCCTCAACGGCAAGGTCTACACGCTGCAGATGAAGAAACTGCCGTTCGCCGCGGTCCACGGCGACGCCGAGGTCCACGATGGCGATCTCACCCGCTTCGGCCCGACGGCGAAAGTCGTCCCCGCACTCGAACGCGGGCGGCTCTCGACAGTCCCCGACTTCTTCGACGTCTTCGGGCTCAGCCCGAGTTCCTTCCTCAGCTACACGAACATCCTCGCAGACCGCATCCTCTTTCCCTACGTCGTGAAAAACCTGCTGTACGACCTGCCGGCCGTCGGCCCGCGCGCCTTCCTCCCGCACGTCAAGAAGGTCGTCCCGACGGTCGAACTCGACGACATCGAGCGGGCGAAGGGCTACGGCGGCGTCCGCCCGCAGATCGTCAATACGCGCACGAAGTCCCTCGACATGGGTGAGGCGACGATCACCGGCGACGATATCGTCTTCAACGTCACGCCCTCGCCCGGCGCCTCGACCTGTCTGAAAAACGCCCGGCGCGACACGAAACAGGTACTCGAGTTCCTCGGCGAGGAGTACGACTTCGACGTCGACGCCTTCGAGGACGCGACGATCGGCAACTTCCCGCACGAGCGCGACGAGGACGAAACGGTCGAGGAGGCCACGGCGACGGACGACGCCGAGCCGATCGCCGCCGACGACGACTGACGGGACAGCCGATCGATCCGACACCGATTCTGCCGCGACCCGGCGCCTTTTCCACGTGAACGCCCACGTTCTTCCCATGAGCGACACTGTCGACCAGCTCACCGTCTACTCCGATCACGTCTGTCCGTTCTGCTACCTCGGACGGCGCTCGCTCGAAACGTACGAAGAGACCCGCGACGACCCGCTCTGCATCGAGTGGCACCCGTTCGATCTGCGTAGCGGGAAGCGCGGCCCCGACGGCGAAATCGACCACACCGTCGACGACGGCAAGGACGAGGACTACTACGAACAGGCACGCCAGAACGTCGAACGCCTTCAGGACGAGTACGGCGTCGACGACATGCTGAACCTGGACGAGGTGCCCGAGACCGACTCGCTCCCCGCGCAGATCGCCTCGTACTACGTCGACGACACCCACCCGGACGCGTGGCGGGCATTCGACGACGCGATTCTCGAGGC containing:
- a CDS encoding FAD-dependent oxidoreductase; the encoded protein is MKEYDLVIVGGGISGASLLYTVAEFTDVERVALVEKEDEIAAINSHHTNNSQTLHFGDIETNYTLEKAESVKEGAEMVAGYLESNDSDREMHSKRSKMVLAVGDEEVDSLERRYHEEGFGDLFPKLEAIDRDEIAEIEPKVVEGRDPGKEMLALQTPDGYTVDYGKLAKSFVDEVRDDDGVDVFTGTEVTEITDEDDGFVIDTDAGHFEADATVVAAGSHSLQIAQEMGYGEHLSLLPVAGSFFTADEGLLNGKVYTLQMKKLPFAAVHGDAEVHDGDLTRFGPTAKVVPALERGRLSTVPDFFDVFGLSPSSFLSYTNILADRILFPYVVKNLLYDLPAVGPRAFLPHVKKVVPTVELDDIERAKGYGGVRPQIVNTRTKSLDMGEATITGDDIVFNVTPSPGASTCLKNARRDTKQVLEFLGEEYDFDVDAFEDATIGNFPHERDEDETVEEATATDDAEPIAADDD
- a CDS encoding DsbA family oxidoreductase, translated to MSDTVDQLTVYSDHVCPFCYLGRRSLETYEETRDDPLCIEWHPFDLRSGKRGPDGEIDHTVDDGKDEDYYEQARQNVERLQDEYGVDDMLNLDEVPETDSLPAQIASYYVDDTHPDAWRAFDDAILEALWIDGRDIGSPDVLADVAASVGLDGDEIREVAADETRRDELEALFADARRRGVTGVPTFTTDEHAARGAVPPAQLERLVEGV